The window ACGCCCAAGTGGTTCGTTCCATGTATCCTCAGAAATGGCAAATGCACCATCAGCTTTTGATTCCCAAACGTGTCTGGAAGCATgagtaaaaatattatatctctTCATTTCACAGCAAACAAAAATGGCCTCAAAAAGTAAAATATGGCAACACTAGACATACTGTCGATCATCGTTGTGTTTGCTGACGACTTCAACATAATCAGCAACAAGATACACAGAGTAAAACCCAACACCAAATTGCCCAATGAGACTAAGGTCTCCATTTGTCTGCATTTTCTCCAAGAATGCTGCAAGCAGTTATATCATTCATTATCATTTTGTCCAAAATTGATAAGCAATCATACTCCTTCAACGCATAAGGCTCAAAAACATACCTGATGTCCCAGACTTAGCAATGGTTCCCAAGTTCTTGATCAAATCCTCTTTCGTCATACCTATACCTCTGTCACGAATAGACAAAATCTTCTTTTCTTTGTCGAATTTAATCTGCAATGTAACATGAAATATAAGAATAATAGAAAGGATAACATATTATCTTCAcccaaaattttgaattaaggGCAGACTGTTAGAGTAGTTAACCTGAATTTCAAGCTTTGCATCATCACCTTCACCCAAAATATCATTGTCTGTGAGTGAAAGGAACCTGATTTTGTCTAAGGCctgaaataaaatcaaataatatcaGCAAATTGATATGTAATCCCATTAAGAATCAAATTGATCAAATAGAGTTAATAGCATGCTTACATCAGAGGCATTGGAGATCAATTCCCTCAGGAAAATGTCTTTGTTGCTGTACAGAGAATTAATAAGAATGTCCATAAGCCGGGATACCTCAGCTTGGAACTTAAATTTCTCAGCACTGCTCCGGAGAGATCTCTTTGAGATCGACTCCGCTTCCCTGAATCACAAAGCAATTCAATATCTTAGGTTTACAGTAGAAAGAGCACCGCTGATTACACATCCTATGAACAAATGTCTATACCTGCTGGCTACATCAGAATCTGTGGATAAACCGCTAGGAACAGCTCCAAATTTCTCTTCTACCTTTGGTGGATTCACTAGTTCGTCAGTCTCAACTTCTGCATTGGCCTGAATTTTGCGTCCTACAAGCAATACACCACAAGTGTGTCACCATCACAACAAAATGCATACACAACGGAAGAAGAAGCCAGCTCAAATACAATATCCCTAAACTGCAGTCGATATTGAAAAATACAGGATCTAACCGAAACAAAGATGTATTACCACGTTGAGTTACGATAACATAACCCTACAATACGCTTACCATCAACAATATACAAGAATTCGAGCACAAACAAGACAATGTGGCAATATCATATTGTTTTACAGATTCTACACAGATTTACGCTTGAGATCCATCATATGCAAGTTACAAGTTCAGTTTAATCCAGATGAAGGTTACAATAATGTAACAAACTAAGAATCAGCTGCTGTGAAAAGATCAACAGAAACACAGCCACAAGCTTTCTCACTCTGGAATCATGAAAACTGTGAATTGAGGAGAAATGAAAGATCCAGCATCCATACCTTGATCAGCAAGTAGAGATAGAGTGATAAGAAGTAATAGGACGGACTGGATCGTCCACTTCCTCATCGTTTGATTACTTGAAATTCTTGCAAATCTTCACTGATTGATGATCAGTATAGTATTATATTACAGGTGCTTCTACCTATAGATTAGATTAGTGAAGggtttatttatatacatcTAAAGTAAAGAAGGACCCGTCGCCACCAAGACGAACCTTTCTGATTGGAGAAGCTAATGCTAGCTTGGAAGATCTGACGGTGATAAGGTCACTTTATCTGACGTGGCGCTATTGTATTGGTAGCTGGTTTCTTATTATACGTGGAAAATGGATTGTTTTAGACGTTACAAATCTGACAAATGTAGAAAATATATGCATtcattgttataattattttttcattctagtctcaaattcaattcacaaattattttatataaaactaaacaaattaacttctttttttctgttttttatttttatttaatcattattttttactcAATAATAAcagtataaattaaaataatatatatttattaaataattaaaatttactttatattatactgatttgtttttaaataataatattttgttatataaaagaTATCATCTAGTTTATGTTAAAGATATTACTAATTacattaatttgttataaataattgtaatcAATTAAAACTATCCTGATTGATTAGCAAATATGTTATTTAactacaatatatttttatatcattctCAACTAAAGCCATAGCCATTGAAATTTTTATTGTGATATCTATTTGttctttttttatgtttgaaaaataattatgcaACATAATCTCAATCAATCCATAAAGAATGCAAAATCTAATTGGATTATTCTAATCTGAATTTGTAATAGAGAGCAGGGAAATTAAATACTAACctaatacaattaaaaataataatttagtggTGCAAGATAAATTATttctctaacttttttttttatgttctttCTTCTAAATAGATTATTATTGAGTAGTTCATACTAGTTAACCTATTAAATGATAGCTTTGTGTCACGGGCAGAAACTCaccaatgggccgtgacatttgCATGATATTTTAGTGATTCaatcatattttgttttatttttatttgtaaatcgTGTGATGTATCATCGTATTAGTGTgaatattatgtttgtttgaaaaaataatgcaAACTTCATATTAACAAATGGATAAATAAGAGATGCAAATTTGATCATTTCTAGCCATTTACATCTTCATTCAAATacaattgatcatttttataaaataatacaaaatgacataaatcaataaaaaaaattgtaaatttacatttattttttctattgagtgattttattttacattcAATTTATATTAGACCGGATTTTGAAAAAAGAACTTGAAATCCTCTCAAATTTTAAAGAAgtaatactattttattttattttatctgatgtaaaacatttatttttattaagtcttgtttattttgttttattttgaatattaatttgttatgtatgaaaaaaattatataaatattctaaacattaatttatataaacaattattcttttaactatgaattgtgaaaaatgttttttcaaTAATCTTATTAATGGGCCATTAATCACAATAGTACTCATATTCACCCCTTTGGATATTTACTTTTGGGTTGTTGAAATTGGGGTTATCTAAACAAtctggttatttgaaaaataataatgagtaataattttgtttaaataaaaatatttaaaatatataatgataaaataaaaaataataatttaaaatatataataattcagtATTTCAagtgataatataaataatgtgacATAAAAGAGTGGAACGATAAGGATGATTTTGGGTcatagttatttgaaaaacaaaagatTAAGGCCTTAGTTCAGCTCACAAgttaatgataaattatttgtgTTCACTCCcatatgaatgaattaatatttagtttctcaaaataaatttgGAAACAACCTCATACTTCTAGGAAGAAGTGTTTAGTATGCGgtaataattatatagtataaGTTATAAGGAGGTATAAATTGTAGGAGGGTATTAGAagctataaattatatagattatttgtgtttggttaggagtataaattatataaatttattattttgtgtttggttggtggtataaaaaagtaataaaaaatgtaaaagactattttacccttatatttatataatttgtttttaatatttatcttataggtagtttgtattattattaaaattaataaaaaaaaaataatatctaattatcatataaaatatattttaaaaataaaaatattattatatggtttacaattttttatatataattttttataatttaatttatataattatataaataaaacttatttataagttaattaatatttaataattatttttaaaatttataaattattataaatatttttataattgaaaaatattaattgtatgtataaaacacaatattaataataataattttatacaaaataatatttaaaattaaatggtataattataaattagttttaaaaataaattatataaatataaattgtattaattaataataataatatcactaatttatgtaattaattataaatattatttattaataatgtaataaaattttattttataaattaattttagatacgactattattattaattatcattatttgtttttaaaaataattattatatttaataagatttaaaattgtcaaatttaaatattttataatataattttatttatatatatatatatatataatttaccaaatgaaataaaaataagtaattaagtatttattattatttaaattataaaattaaatcagttaaatgtaaataaatatttagttataatttattattattatattttaaaatataataaataaattataattttaataattatataaactaactAAAAGGTAAAGGGTAAGACTGGATATTAAAATTTGGTACTATATTATACCTCTTTCAAGTCATAAATTATACCTATGTATTATTGTAGATAAACTTATTAACCAACCAAACAATCATAGAAATTTTTTCATGTACAGTCTAATACCAAACGTAGCCCTAGAGTAGTCCTTCATATAGCAATGatgaaacaatttattttttatttttttataacttaaatattttataatatgtaaTCATGAAGATAttgaaaccaaataaaaatatgtatgatTCAGAATCAATGATAATCTTAGATCTTAATTCTAGTATTAATATGATAAATCAGTAGTTAGGTCTCATTGTAAACCTTTATAAACTAGTTattcttaaacaaatattaatttaacccATAACAAAGTAGTTGAAttgatcaaatattttttaatagataatttcaCCTAAAATCACTTTAAGTTgaagttaatataatatttctaaattaatagtacattttaatattaaaaagtattttaatttaaaatatttataattaaaattaaactaaaaactttgaaatctcaaaaaaatatttgtaaacttttaaaatcattttttggttaatttttttatttcatatacaactatttatatgtaatttaaataatactattattttattttgttagtttCTATTTATATGAGGAACCTATTGTTTATCCACTCataaaataagtgatttttttcttaaaatatcataatgtctattttattagtatattaatgttgtttttaaCTCATATAAGGACAAAATTTGATTCGATAAATCTTGTCAAagactatatattatattagagaTCTGTAGCAggatatttaatgtattttacgTATTAggcttttaaatatattaaattttaattaacgaataaatataaaaaataaataaaatgaaaatttttggAGTTAATTTGATAGTATGtgaattatgttttttatataatttaattaatttttaatataaaattgtctTTCATAGATTTatttaaagtaaataattatttttttaattaaataataaattatgttatcattttttttttgtgtataaATTAACTTTCAGTTGTTGTGAGTTCAGTTTTGGattcaatttttctctctatcaAAGATTAGACCTCGCTATCTCTCTTTCCATGGCCGACGATGCTCCACAGCAGCAGCAACAGCAGTTTCCAACATCGTCGGCCGAATCGGTTTCTCTACCGGATTCCTTACAGTACTGGTGCCACCACTGCGACAAGCGCGTCTCCGTCGAAACCCTAACTGACATTTCCGATGTCATCTGTCACGAATGTAAGAGCGGATTCGTTGAATCCATCGCCTCCGCACCTTTCTCTATTTCCGATCCGATTGACCAGCCTTCCTTGAGCAATCAGTTTCTTCAGGTGCTCCGATTGATGGCTCAAGCGGCTCGGGAGGACGACgagcctcctcctcctcctcctcctccgtcCAATCCTGCAGATCCGTCGGATGACGATTATCTTCGAATCGAGCTGAATGGATGGAACAACGACGATGAAGAGGAGGTTGAGCTCCAATACGAAGATGGTCTGGAGGAAGACGGATCTGAGGACGAGAACGAAGAAATTGAAAATCTGTTATTTCGAGAAATAGACGAGAGCCGCAGGAGACGGAGAGAGGTGCTTCGCCTCCGCCTCCGCGATTTCGCCGCTGCTCGCGTTTCCAACCGGCGAAACAGGATGCTTGATTGGGCCGAGATTCTGATGGGACTTGAAGATCAAACCATCCAGCTCCGATTGCAGGTTCCCGAGATGAATGACTACGTAGGTAACCCGGAGGACTACGTGGATGCGGCTGGGTACGAGGCTCTATTGCAGAATTTGGCCGATGCAGACGGGGGAGGAAGAAAAGGGGCTCCTCCTGCTTCAAAATCCGCCATTGTTGCTCTTGAAAGGATAGTGATTACATCACAGGCAGAGTCTGTGGTATGCGCTATATGCAAGGATTCGGTAACTGTGGGAGAGATTGCTAAGAAATTGCCTTGTGCACATGTGTACCATGAAGATTGCATTATTCCATGGCTAGGTTCGAGAAACTCTTGCCCTGTATGTAGGTATGAGTTGGACACAGATGATCCGGAGTATGAAGAatcaaggaagaagaagaaacaacctatTATTACAAATGAAGTAGGTGGTCCATCGAACTCCTCAGGTTAGCTCCTAAAACACACACTGTAATTGCATATTTAAATCTTTGCCTTGGATTCTCAAGTTTCTTCCTTAACTCTGTAAATAATCATTTCCTTGAAAGGAACCATTGTGGATTTTAAATTGAAACGATGACATTGTAGTAATTTAAGGACTTGGTGAATCAATCAGTGATTATAATTTGAACTTGTGGTGTTGCTCTTGTAATGTATGGTTCAAGTGAAttgcatatttttatttatattactgCTTGCTATTTGCTAGTCCTAGAATCATTATGATTATTAAAGATTGAATCTTTTATAGCTTTTCAGATGTGCCAACATAATGAAGCAATAAACTAATTGTAAAGAAAGATCTGGGTTTGGGGAATTTCTTGTCTTCCTCAAACCAATTGAATAGCAATCTGCTCAATTTTGTGATGTTGTATCTATTTGATTAGGCTTGGCTAGATAGACAAGATTGAGGCCAATCCTATCATTTGTACCCATTCCATCCATTTGAGCTTACTTTCCTCATAGAAAACTTCAATGGAGCATGATTAGTGATTACCTCTTTGGTAACAAGTACCCACATACAGTGTAACAATAAATATTGACAATTCTCACTTAACCTCTTTAAAGAGTAAATAATCCTCTCAAAAAGCAAGgcaatcatcttcttcatttggCCTTTTTGACGTTTCTTCTAGTGTGTGTAGTGTGCCATGCCGCCCTTATCCAgtggtttgatattttttttagatgtgACTCCCCTATTTGGCCGTAGCATATCTAAAGTCCCAAAGATTTTTGTATGAAGACGAGATAAGAATGTCTTGCACTTGTCTAGCCTAGGAAGTAGGTTGATAAATTACATGCTATATCATTGTTCCCACTTACAAGTTCTTTACCTAGAAAACCATAGGCGAATCATCACAGTTCTTAGCTAGCCAGTAGGTTGCCTTGCCTTGCCTGTTACAACCAGTAGTGCGGAAGTCCAATACTTGTTCTCTCTTGTGAGTCATGTATGCCAAGTTAGTCCATGTCTAGCGCGGAAGTCCAATACTCGTTCTCTCTCGTGAATCAAGTATGCCAAGTTAGTCAGTCTTTCTAGGGGGTTTATCGGCAATGCAAGACTATTCAATGACTCATTTTCTTCTATTGTATTGGTAATCTTGCTTCGAGTTCATGATTGCTCTTTTTCTCATTAAGCTATTTTATTTGTAAGTAACACATTATTTCAAATCTATGCATGTGTCAAAAGTATTTAATCCAAGTTTAGTCCAACATTATTTTTGTTGAGagtgtttgaaaataaaaatgagtaaTTTCAATTTGCTTTATAAACATGTATCatcacttttattaataaaattgttttatcataatttttttaataaagaacaACTATTTAGAAAAAACACATAATTGACCGATATTTacaataaatcttaaaaaattatatatatataaacactaAGATAATTGACTGCGTTTAGATAcagatatatatgttttaaaattaaaattttaattaattattgtttgaaTCCAAACTTGTTATCTtaccccccaaaaaaaaaaaaaaaatgaaactaaaattatttttctcaatcaTTACTACTAATAAAATAAGACTAGAAccaaaaagaagacaaaaataaattcagCATCttacaaactaaaaaataataatagtgcaCAATTTGTCAATGgtaaaaatttaaagtaaaattcttatttaaaatcaaGTTTAATtacctaaatatataaaaaaaaattaatttttaaattaatatagaatCGTTCATATAAAAGAGTAACAATAATTAttcaatacaaaaattaataatcaatcaaaatatttaataagtaaTCTATCCTACAATTAAAAACCAACCTctataaaactttatttaaaaaatattagtttttaaaactgaaataataaataactaaataattttttagaacgcaataaagaaatatatactGTATTGAGAACgcaataaagaaatatatactgtattatttttttttataaattatatacagCAAAAATAGACGTTAATACTGACTTTACAGAATTTGTGAatttttaagtaatattttattcCAAACGAGTTCTTACTTCTACTCGTTTTGGTTGACTAACCAACACAAAGAGTGTATGTTGACTAGGagattttcaaacaaaaaactagttagattttatttttgcGGGATTTCGCACccgaataataaataaataaattattttttcaatttaaggAGAAGAGGGATTGGGACCAGTAGATTCGGCCCAACTCTTCTAAAATAAGTTAGGCCTACCATGAAGGCAGACCCACGGCCCAGTATCTCTAAGCccatctcttttttttttctcctttccCCATATTCACGGCTCTTCAGACctaatcatcttcttcttctttccatTCCCAACCgttgttcttcatttcttcatacAATAGCTCTAATCGGAACTCGGAAGCACTGATCAGTCTCCGTTCAGAGGTACAGCCGTCTTTAGCCTCCAGGCAACATTTCTTACTCTGACCTATCATTTTGATCTATTTGCGATTGAGTTTCAAGGCGCCATTTTACATAAAACATTCGTTTTCCTGATTTTGagttttgaatttgttttccaAAACTTTTAGTCTGTTATGTTATAATGTTAGTAAACTTAGTATGCTAGTTAACATAGTTTATGTTAGACTGTTAGTTTAGAAATGTTTAGATTAGATAACGCTATCagttagtttataaattaaaaatgcttaGCTTACTGTTTATATTAGACTATAAGTTTAGAATTTAGGTTAAATGTAAATAATGAACATGCTAATTGCATAGATAATTCAGCTTGTTTTCAAGCTTATGCTTGCAGCAATTACATTTGTCCAATATGTTGGCGTTTTATTTTAATGCTTTATTTGCTTTTGAGGTGCTTCCCCTGAGGAATACAGGGTTCTGTGCATTATATACTGtgttttggtagcaaatgtgtACATAGAGAAGATTTTCTTGACTCAACATTAGACAATATATCCTGCATAAATATGATCTTATGTTTTGGTTTGTTGGATTTAGTTAGAATTGAAATGAAGATACTAGATAGAAACTGGCATATAAGTGAGTTTTTGTTGATTAGCAAAGGATAGAGTTACAAGCATGGAACAAGTTTGTAATGCGGAATGAATCtgatataatgattttattccCTGAGAAAAAAAAGAGGTTGTGGTGAGTTACATACTTGTGAATTGAAAAATGTACAACATCAGGGCCGGAAATGGTTTGATTTCTAAGCTATTCAATGCAAAAGATCCTAGTCACTTTCTTCGAGTCTTAGAGATGAAGAAACAAGTGatgaaaattatgataatattagaGTTGATGAAGAACAAAAGTATGGAAAATGTGAAATGAAAGTAGGTCAATGTTTATGATTAATAACATTGGTGGCCTTCTgtcttccattttttttaattatgtctTATTTGTATGAAATTTTCTTCAGGAGTTTATTATTTTGGGCAGCCCAAACCTCAAAGGGCCGGGACTGCCCTTAGGTCAACAGAAATGCCACCGCCAGTGAAGTCTCAGCAGCTACGAGCCCTCTTTCTTCGCCGTGTCTCCTCTTCATATCGATCTTCGGATCACCCCTATAGGCTCCTACCTTTACTTCAACATTCTCCTTCTAGTCGCTTTCTCCTGTCACCAGCCCAACAACCCCATGTTCACTTCTTCTGCACCGGTTACTCTCTAGCTTCATCCTCTCGGTTTCCAAGCTTCAGGCTATTCTCTTCTGATGCCATTTCTGACCCAATTGACAGCGAAGAGGAGATCGCGAAGTCTATCTCCTCCGAGCTTATCAAGGATCCAGAATCCGATTCCCTCTCATTAAACCAACGCCTCGATCTCAATTTCTCGCATATTACTCTGACTCCTTCTCTTATTCTGAGAACCCTCAACGTTTCCCCGGAAGCGGGTCGCTCAGTCCTCGAATTCCACAAATGGGTCTTTTCAAGACCGAATTTTAAGCCCACCGACGAGATGTTATCGTACTTTGTCAATTACCTTGGCCGCCGTAAAGATTTCAAGGCAGTGTATGATTTTCTTGTTGAGGGTCGCGGAGTTGTGGGCGATAAATCCCTAGAAGCTTCTCTAGATCGTCTTGTCAGGGCAGGAAGACCGACTCAGGCTGTATCTTTCTTCGAGAAGATGGAAAAAGAATATGGCTTCCCTAGAAATCGCGAGTCTCTGAACTTGATCGTTTCTAAACTATGTGAATTTGGTTTTGCTAGCTACGCCGAGAAATTGGTGAAGAGTTTGGCGAACGAGATTTTCCCagatgaatatatatgtgatacTTTAATCAAAGGATGGTCTGTGGACGGGAAACTGGAAGAAGCCAAGAGATTGACTGAAGAGATGACCCGTGGAGGATTTGAAATTGGTCCCGGGGCTTATAATGCAATTCTGGATTGTGTTTGCAAGTTGTGTAGGAAGAAGGACCCATTACGTCTCCATTCAGAAGCAGAGAAGATCTTGATCGAAATGGATGTTGCTGGTATTCCTAGAAATACAGAAACATTCAATGTGTTGATCACTAATTTATGTAAAATCAGAAAAACTGGGGACAGTTTGGATTTGTTTCATAGAATGGGCGAATGGGGATGTCATCCGAACGAGACTACCTTTCTTGTTCTTATCAGGAGTTTGTATCAGGCAGCGAGGATCG is drawn from Impatiens glandulifera chromosome 3, dImpGla2.1, whole genome shotgun sequence and contains these coding sequences:
- the LOC124929462 gene encoding E3 ubiquitin-protein ligase CIP8-like, with protein sequence MADDAPQQQQQQFPTSSAESVSLPDSLQYWCHHCDKRVSVETLTDISDVICHECKSGFVESIASAPFSISDPIDQPSLSNQFLQVLRLMAQAAREDDEPPPPPPPPSNPADPSDDDYLRIELNGWNNDDEEEVELQYEDGLEEDGSEDENEEIENLLFREIDESRRRRREVLRLRLRDFAAARVSNRRNRMLDWAEILMGLEDQTIQLRLQVPEMNDYVGNPEDYVDAAGYEALLQNLADADGGGRKGAPPASKSAIVALERIVITSQAESVVCAICKDSVTVGEIAKKLPCAHVYHEDCIIPWLGSRNSCPVCRYELDTDDPEYEESRKKKKQPIITNEVGGPSNSSG
- the LOC124930943 gene encoding pentatricopeptide repeat-containing protein PNM1, mitochondrial, with the translated sequence MPPPVKSQQLRALFLRRVSSSYRSSDHPYRLLPLLQHSPSSRFLLSPAQQPHVHFFCTGYSLASSSRFPSFRLFSSDAISDPIDSEEEIAKSISSELIKDPESDSLSLNQRLDLNFSHITLTPSLILRTLNVSPEAGRSVLEFHKWVFSRPNFKPTDEMLSYFVNYLGRRKDFKAVYDFLVEGRGVVGDKSLEASLDRLVRAGRPTQAVSFFEKMEKEYGFPRNRESLNLIVSKLCEFGFASYAEKLVKSLANEIFPDEYICDTLIKGWSVDGKLEEAKRLTEEMTRGGFEIGPGAYNAILDCVCKLCRKKDPLRLHSEAEKILIEMDVAGIPRNTETFNVLITNLCKIRKTGDSLDLFHRMGEWGCHPNETTFLVLIRSLYQAARIGEGDEMIDRMKSAGFGNALDKKAYYGFVKILCGIERIEHALTIFGKMKDDGCVPGIKTYELLIKKFATHDMVEKANALFKEAANLGLPVESNAYKLDPRFVKEKKPRALKKEKKRETLPEKMARKRSRLKKIRLSYVKKPKKGAKQRAY